The segment ACGGTGACGATTGAGACCAAAGCAAGAAGGAGGATTTGTCTTGAACTCATTTCTTAAAAACTTGTAGTTATCGAAAGCGAAACACCATTTGCAGCAGGGACATTTCTACAAATACCACCAACGCAGAAAATACCCGCACGTTGTCTTCCGTAGCCTAAGGTTACACGTGTTGCATTGTGAATGTATCCTACAGTAATTGATGGATAATGCAAGCGTTTCTCAACGTGCTCGTTGCCGTAATTCCATTGATCTGTAACTGCTACAAATAAATGTGGTGACCATTGGTACTCCAGCAATGCCATCGCCCAATCTCCTTGGTCGGCTCTATCCTTTGTCCACAGCCCTTGCATTTCCAATCGCAATGAATGGTCGCTTGCCACTTTATAGGTGAGATCAATAATAGCGATGTTGGCAAGAATGGTTCCGTAGCCAACCAAGCCTTGCACCACGTCTTTGTTGTATGCCAGATTCAAATATTTGGCAACAGCCTTAAAGCTCTTGCTGAACTTCCTACTGATCTCGAAGTTGACGTCTCTGAAATACAGATCGCCTAGTTGGAAGAAGTTGTTCGTGTATCCGCTTCCAGCTTCGTTAACTGTATTCACAAGGCCATGAACTTCAGAATAGTTTAACGTAAGGTCAGTCCCGAATTTGCCACCGATTTTCGATTTCCTCGGAACTTTGTAACTCACTTCTCCTTGAAAAGACCATTCACCGTTAGGTTGTGTGGCGTAAGGGTAAAGGCTTGCTGCCAACTGGTAAGTGTGTTGTTTCGTAAGGGCAGGGAGGTAATTGATGTTCAAATTAGTTCCCGTTGCGTTTCTGTCGGAACGGAACCCCATATTGTCAATTCGTTTTGCTCCAAGCACAATGCCTAAGCCTTTTTGCGAGTAGGCCAGAGTTGCTAATAATCCATTTCCCGGATTGTAATTTTTTCTCAAGAGACCATCATAGAGAAAAGCATTGGTTGCTTCAGGGTCATTGATCTTACTCACGTATTCTACAGATAAATTAAATCTACCATACATTATATTGGCTCGAGCTCCCCACGCACCTACGTTTTCAGGTAGCTCAAAGTCAGGGTCTTCGTCCTTCTGGTATTTACTCACAAAACTGCCTCCGATGGTGGCTTTCAGTTTGCTTTCAGAAATAGCATGGAACGTTTCGTTCAGGTTTATCTCTCCGTCAAATCCACGCACAATTCCATCTCCATAAGTAAAGAACGATCGCTGACGGCCAATAAAAGCGGTCATATATAGACCACCCAGAACGTGCGCCTTCACTCGTGCTCCATCCAGCACGTTATCATAACCCAAGCCTCGTTCTTCGTATGCTCTTAGAATCATCCCTGATCCGAATTGCTCGTAGAAGTTACCCACTGTGATCGTTAAAAAGTCGGCATCGAAGGTGGCGTAGCGATAAGTGATTCCCTGTCCTTGGTAGCGTCTATCAAAACCCTGAAGGGCATTCAGATAGTTTTCATAACGCATACCAACCTGAAATTTCCCTTTTGTGTAAATAAGGTTGGTAAACCCGTTGGAAAGAAGTTTTTCGGGAACGGGTGGAGCGCCAATGATGGTATCGGGATTGTAATACTGGGCATCGAACTGCACATTTCCGTGAATTTCGCCCCATTTGCCAGAGTCTTGGCTAAACCCTTGATATGACCAAATAAAAAGAAGAACAATCGCCCAAAGGCGTAACATCAGTACTCGATTCAAAGCGAAAGCGGTGTTCGGTTATTTTCCAGAATTCTCTTTTACGATCTCGTAAAGATGTTCTTCATCTCCAGGAGCGTAAGCATTGTGCGACCAAACTACTTGTTTGTCGCCATTTAGAACAAATGTGTGAGGAACCGTATTTACATTCATCACCCGTTTGAAGTCTCCATTCGGATCCATGTAAACCTCGTAATCCCAATCTTTACCATTTACGAATGGAGCCACTTTGGCCGTGTTCCGCGCATCATCAATAGAAATAGCAATCAATTTAACACCTGTTTCTTCTTGCCAATCTGCATAGTAGTCGGAAATTGTATTCAACTCTAGTACGCATGGTTTGCACCAAGTAGCCCAAAAACTGATGATGATCGGTTTTCCATCATTCTCAAATGTTTTGGAGTCGATACTTTTTCCATCCAGTGACTTAACAATTGCTGAAGGCAGATCCCATTTCTCTTTGGCCACTTGTGCCTTAATAGAGGCAGTTCCAAAAAGTAAAGCGCAAAAAAGTACAATTGTGTTTTTCATAGTGTATGCGGTCAAGTTAAATTGAAATAGCCACGGTCAACAATCATTCCATGTTGAACCGTGGCTATCAAATGTAATAACTGCGAATCAGAACTACTTAGCTACAGTGATTCTAGTAGAGTGAATGAAACCGTTTGTAAGCACGTTCACGTTGTAAAGTCCTGTAGAAAGACCATCAATGTTGATAGAACGTCTGTTCATTCCAGCCTCAAGTCCGCCCAATGATTGTTGAAGAACAACAGCACCTTTCATGTCAGAAACGGTAACATATCCTTCTGTGTGGTTTTCTGTTTCGATAACCACGTTCAATGCGCCAGATGAAATTGGGTTTGGATATACGCCAATAGTTGTGTTGTCATCATACTCGCGGATGCCTGTAACGAACATTGATGGACCGCTAGAAACAGTAGAGTTCAACACAGTTTTGTTAGAAGCTTGAAGGAAAGCTACAACTCGGAAATCTGCTCCTGCATGGAAATCGAATGATCCTTGAGTTGGAAGGTTCGGATTCACAGTGGCGGTGTAAGATTGTTGAGCAGTGTATTGCGTTCCTGCTGTAAGTGAAACACTTGATCCACTTGCGTTTGGCAACATTTTTCTGAAGATGTTATGGAATTCAGTCTCACCGTTGCTAAAGCTTGAGTGGCTTGTAGCTGCGTACTCAACCTCAACCAATGCAATGTAAAGTTTTGCGTTAGCAGTTACGTATGGATCCACTGTTACTTCAACGGTCACTGTGCTTCCGTCAATAGTGTGTGTGGCAGCGATATCGAACACTGCAATATCATCTTGGTGATCGGCAATATCGCTTGAGTTAAATGCAGAGAAATTATATTCTTCTCCATCAACGAAAGGAGTAGGAGCACCAGTTACACCGTAATATGCTCTTCTATTTTCAACCTCAGAATTCCAACCATGGTCTCCTTCTCCCGGCCAATCCACAGGATATTTAACCACTGATACTTGAGCACCCGAAAGGTTGTTCGCGTTCAAAGCTGAAAGACCGTTGTTCAAACCACTACCATCAAATCCACTCTCGTTCAACCACTGACATGGAGGGCAGGTTGAACTTGTGAAGTCTTCCACTAAGCTTAGGCGGTTGGCCAATTGTAACGCAACAGTAACACTTGAGCTGCCATCGTTGTTTGTCCCATCTGCATCTCCGGTTGCGTCAATTGTAACATCAATATTGTACGTGTTACCAGCAGTTCCTGCAAGAGGAGTGGCATGTGTGAAATTATAGCTGTCTCCAAAAGAAAGACCAAGGCCAGTAAGGTTATCTGTGTAGTTGTTTGTGCCATCAGACCAAACAACAGAAACGTTGTTCAACGTGGCGGTTCCATAGCTAGTAATGGTTCCAGTAATATTGATGTTGCCTGGAGCTGCATATTGTGGAATTGAAAGAGAGGTGAGTTCAACCTCAACTGCTGCAGGCTCAAAAATGGCCACGTTATCTAAGCCCATTCCAAATGTCCAACCAGAACCGTCATTATAAAGCCAAGAGAATTTAACATCGCTGTTTCCTGCTGCTGCAGATACATCGACCAGTAAACCATCTTGCCAGTTTTCTGCTCCGTCAAGTTGTTGCAAAGATGTCCATGTACTTCCACCATTGGTCGAGTATGCAAATGTTCCAACTTCTTGAGCTCCTTGGTAAGCACCGTTGTAAAAGAACAGGTCGAATTTGGCATACAAAGAAGAGTAACCAGTGAGGTCTAAGGAAGGAGTGATCAATCTGTCAGCACTTTTGTCGCAATTACAACCATCGTCATTGGTTCCAACAATGTTGGTGTGGGCAGGAATAGTAAAACTGCTGCTTGAAAGAGCTGTTCCAGTCCCAGCCAACCAACCACCATCGGTAGCCAAAGTCGTTTGAGACCAAGTTCCTGGTAGACCAGACTGAAAATCTTCTTGAAGAAGAAATGTTTGGGCGAATGCCCCAGCTGAGCAGATGAA is part of the Flavobacteriales bacterium genome and harbors:
- a CDS encoding TlpA family protein disulfide reductase — its product is MKNTIVLFCALLFGTASIKAQVAKEKWDLPSAIVKSLDGKSIDSKTFENDGKPIIISFWATWCKPCVLELNTISDYYADWQEETGVKLIAISIDDARNTAKVAPFVNGKDWDYEVYMDPNGDFKRVMNVNTVPHTFVLNGDKQVVWSHNAYAPGDEEHLYEIVKENSGK
- a CDS encoding Omp28-related outer membrane protein, with the translated sequence MKKRLLSLSMGFICSAGAFAQTFLLQEDFQSGLPGTWSQTTLATDGGWLAGTGTALSSSSFTIPAHTNIVGTNDDGCNCDKSADRLITPSLDLTGYSSLYAKFDLFFYNGAYQGAQEVGTFAYSTNGGSTWTSLQQLDGAENWQDGLLVDVSAAAGNSDVKFSWLYNDGSGWTFGMGLDNVAIFEPAAVEVELTSLSIPQYAAPGNINITGTITSYGTATLNNVSVVWSDGTNNYTDNLTGLGLSFGDSYNFTHATPLAGTAGNTYNIDVTIDATGDADGTNNDGSSSVTVALQLANRLSLVEDFTSSTCPPCQWLNESGFDGSGLNNGLSALNANNLSGAQVSVVKYPVDWPGEGDHGWNSEVENRRAYYGVTGAPTPFVDGEEYNFSAFNSSDIADHQDDIAVFDIAATHTIDGSTVTVEVTVDPYVTANAKLYIALVEVEYAATSHSSFSNGETEFHNIFRKMLPNASGSSVSLTAGTQYTAQQSYTATVNPNLPTQGSFDFHAGADFRVVAFLQASNKTVLNSTVSSGPSMFVTGIREYDDNTTIGVYPNPISSGALNVVIETENHTEGYVTVSDMKGAVVLQQSLGGLEAGMNRRSINIDGLSTGLYNVNVLTNGFIHSTRITVAK
- a CDS encoding DUF6029 family protein, translating into MLRLWAIVLLFIWSYQGFSQDSGKWGEIHGNVQFDAQYYNPDTIIGAPPVPEKLLSNGFTNLIYTKGKFQVGMRYENYLNALQGFDRRYQGQGITYRYATFDADFLTITVGNFYEQFGSGMILRAYEERGLGYDNVLDGARVKAHVLGGLYMTAFIGRQRSFFTYGDGIVRGFDGEINLNETFHAISESKLKATIGGSFVSKYQKDEDPDFELPENVGAWGARANIMYGRFNLSVEYVSKINDPEATNAFLYDGLLRKNYNPGNGLLATLAYSQKGLGIVLGAKRIDNMGFRSDRNATGTNLNINYLPALTKQHTYQLAASLYPYATQPNGEWSFQGEVSYKVPRKSKIGGKFGTDLTLNYSEVHGLVNTVNEAGSGYTNNFFQLGDLYFRDVNFEISRKFSKSFKAVAKYLNLAYNKDVVQGLVGYGTILANIAIIDLTYKVASDHSLRLEMQGLWTKDRADQGDWAMALLEYQWSPHLFVAVTDQWNYGNEHVEKRLHYPSITVGYIHNATRVTLGYGRQRAGIFCVGGICRNVPAANGVSLSITTSF